In Flavobacteriales bacterium, one genomic interval encodes:
- a CDS encoding NAD(P)H-dependent glycerol-3-phosphate dehydrogenase, translating into MAEQRIAVIGAGSWGTALVKLLSANSERVGWWVRRAETIKHINAYGHNPDYISAAQFDPSRLAMDTDIRSVVQSADVLILAVPSAFLKAIMDLLQPGDLKGKTVYSAVKGIVPETNQIVGQYLFNEFGVAENDFGVICGPCHAEEVAMERLSYLTIACQDQNKAKAMGDALNGRFMKTTLSDDIYGTEYAAILKNVIAVCAGISVGLGYGDNFRAVLVSRAIQEIERFVAAVHPIARDINEPAYLGDLLVTAYSTFSRNREFGNMIGRGYSVRAAQMEMNMVAEGYYAVKCVYAINEKYGVDMPITEATYRILYEKMAPIIEMRLLSDKLA; encoded by the coding sequence ATGGCGGAACAGCGTATTGCCGTCATCGGCGCAGGTAGTTGGGGCACAGCATTGGTGAAGTTATTGTCAGCGAACAGTGAACGCGTGGGTTGGTGGGTGCGTCGGGCTGAAACGATCAAACACATCAATGCCTACGGACATAACCCGGATTACATCAGTGCCGCCCAATTCGACCCTTCCCGATTGGCCATGGATACGGATATCCGCAGTGTTGTGCAAAGTGCCGATGTGTTGATCCTCGCGGTGCCAAGTGCATTCCTCAAAGCAATAATGGACCTGTTGCAACCAGGTGATCTAAAGGGGAAGACCGTTTACAGTGCAGTAAAAGGGATCGTTCCGGAAACGAACCAGATCGTAGGTCAATACCTCTTTAATGAATTCGGTGTTGCTGAGAATGACTTTGGAGTGATCTGTGGTCCGTGCCACGCAGAAGAGGTGGCCATGGAACGACTGAGCTATTTGACGATAGCGTGTCAGGACCAGAACAAAGCAAAAGCAATGGGCGATGCGTTGAACGGGCGTTTTATGAAGACCACGCTAAGCGATGACATCTATGGAACGGAATACGCTGCGATCCTGAAGAACGTGATCGCTGTATGCGCCGGGATAAGTGTGGGTCTTGGATATGGCGATAATTTTCGTGCGGTCCTTGTGAGTCGGGCCATTCAGGAGATTGAACGTTTTGTCGCTGCTGTGCATCCCATCGCGCGCGACATCAACGAGCCGGCATATCTCGGTGACCTGTTGGTAACCGCCTATTCAACCTTTAGTCGCAACCGCGAGTTCGGGAATATGATAGGTCGAGGATACAGCGTGCGGGCTGCCCAAATGGAAATGAACATGGTGGCCGAAGGATACTACGCGGTTAAATGTGTGTATGCGATCAATGAAAAATACGGCGTGGACATGCCCATAACCGAAGCGACCTATAGGATACTTTATGAGAAGATGGCGCCTATCATTGAGATGCGTTTGTTGAGCGATAAATTAGCGTAA
- a CDS encoding tryptophan 7-halogenase, translating to MEREKTDILVIGAGPSGTIAASLVNKSGLKVRIVEKEKFPRFVIGESLLPRCMDHFEEAGFMDVIKKQGYQEKQGAIFLKGKERCEFEFSEQFTKGWEWTYQIPRDHFDKVLADEVQRMGVPIDFETTVTDIKFNGSDSVTTVVDKDGKEKQIEARFIIDASGYGRVIPRLFNLNVPSTLPRRDTLFTQVKDVNRPTGHDSQRIVIVAHRQDVWIWIIPFSNGNTSVGFVGNPKFFEEFEGTKEERLRAMLASEPHTRERFKDVEMRFEPVKIEGYSISVKQLYGDGYVLTGNATEFLDPVFSAGVTFATESGAAAGKLASRQLKGEKVNWDKEYVDVVLHGVAVFRTYIEGWYDGTVQKIFFAKDPGQENKNKICSVLAGYVWDMDNPYVTKHDKAVKALAEVIDIRSAVKG from the coding sequence ATGGAACGCGAAAAGACAGATATACTTGTGATAGGTGCCGGCCCTTCAGGCACTATTGCCGCTTCACTTGTGAACAAGAGCGGATTGAAAGTAAGAATTGTAGAGAAGGAGAAATTTCCTCGTTTTGTGATCGGGGAAAGCCTGCTTCCGCGCTGTATGGACCATTTTGAAGAGGCCGGGTTCATGGATGTGATCAAGAAACAGGGCTATCAGGAAAAGCAGGGCGCCATCTTCCTAAAAGGAAAGGAGCGCTGTGAGTTTGAATTCTCTGAGCAATTCACCAAAGGCTGGGAATGGACCTATCAGATCCCAAGAGACCATTTTGACAAGGTTCTGGCGGATGAGGTACAGCGAATGGGCGTTCCCATCGATTTTGAAACAACCGTTACCGACATCAAATTCAACGGGTCAGACTCGGTGACCACTGTTGTAGATAAGGACGGCAAGGAAAAGCAGATAGAAGCGCGTTTCATCATCGATGCAAGCGGATACGGAAGGGTCATTCCGCGCCTTTTCAACCTCAACGTGCCATCTACCCTGCCACGAAGAGACACCCTGTTCACACAGGTGAAAGATGTGAACCGCCCTACCGGACACGACAGTCAGCGGATCGTGATCGTTGCTCACCGACAGGACGTTTGGATCTGGATCATCCCATTCTCAAACGGAAATACTTCTGTTGGATTTGTGGGCAACCCGAAGTTCTTTGAAGAATTTGAAGGCACCAAGGAAGAAAGACTACGCGCAATGCTTGCCAGCGAGCCGCACACCCGTGAGCGTTTCAAGGATGTGGAAATGCGCTTTGAACCTGTGAAGATCGAAGGCTATTCCATCTCGGTAAAACAACTCTACGGAGACGGCTATGTGCTTACGGGCAATGCCACTGAGTTCCTCGATCCTGTTTTCTCAGCTGGAGTAACGTTTGCCACCGAGTCGGGTGCTGCCGCAGGAAAGCTTGCAAGCCGCCAATTGAAGGGTGAAAAGGTGAACTGGGACAAGGAATATGTAGATGTGGTATTGCACGGAGTGGCCGTGTTCCGTACCTACATAGAAGGCTGGTATGATGGCACGGTACAGAAGATCTTCTTTGCCAAGGATCCCGGACAGGAGAACAAGAACAAGATATGTTCGGTGCTGGCCGGATACGTGTGGGACATGGACAATCCGTATGTGACCAAGCACGACAAGGCGGTAAAGGCGTTGGCCGAAGTGATAGACATACGGTCTGCGGTCAAAGGTTAA
- a CDS encoding aldehyde dehydrogenase family protein — MTLQRLTDQRAYFKSGATRSFAVRRKALKDLQTAIRCHEDELLAALHKDLRKPPFEAFISEIGTVYQGLQHALDSLKEWMRPEQVSTPLSLQVASSSMRVEPLGVVLIIAPWNYPFQLVMEPLIAAISAGNCALIKPSEETPHTAAVTAKIISSVFDVKHVAVTQGEGKIIVPELIEGFRFDHIFFTGSPGVGSRIMAMAAPQLVPVTLELGGKSPAIVDRTVDLKIAVKRIAWGKFFNAGQTCIAPDHVLIHKDRKDEFLELLQRTLITYYGTDPQKSSHYGRIINAARFEKLKGYMGQGMTVIGGQVDSADRYIAPTVLVGVTHDDSVMKEEIFGPILPVITWQAKAEVLEHIERNPFPLSTYIFSSDRKVQQYFSERIAFGGGCINNCLLHFGNDELLFGGIGTSGMGRYHGKYGFDTFSHTKSIVDSSTLIEHGLQYPPYTTSKEKIARWSMK; from the coding sequence ATGACCCTTCAACGACTTACAGATCAACGCGCGTACTTTAAAAGTGGTGCTACGCGTTCGTTCGCAGTTCGAAGAAAAGCGCTAAAAGATCTGCAAACTGCGATCCGGTGCCACGAAGATGAGTTGCTTGCAGCATTGCACAAAGACCTTCGCAAACCGCCTTTCGAAGCGTTCATTAGCGAGATCGGTACTGTGTATCAAGGATTACAGCACGCACTTGATAGCTTAAAGGAGTGGATGCGACCGGAACAGGTCTCAACTCCACTGTCCCTGCAAGTTGCAAGTAGTTCGATGAGGGTGGAACCGCTTGGCGTTGTGTTGATCATCGCGCCTTGGAACTATCCCTTTCAATTGGTCATGGAACCGTTGATCGCTGCTATTTCAGCGGGGAATTGCGCCTTGATAAAGCCCAGCGAAGAGACCCCGCACACTGCGGCGGTAACAGCTAAGATCATCTCCTCTGTTTTTGACGTTAAGCATGTCGCCGTCACACAAGGAGAGGGAAAGATCATTGTTCCTGAACTGATCGAAGGCTTCCGGTTCGATCATATCTTCTTCACCGGAAGTCCTGGTGTAGGTAGCAGGATCATGGCTATGGCCGCGCCGCAGCTCGTACCTGTAACGCTGGAACTTGGTGGTAAAAGTCCGGCCATCGTTGATCGTACAGTTGATCTTAAGATCGCAGTTAAGCGTATTGCATGGGGCAAATTCTTCAACGCCGGGCAAACCTGCATTGCACCGGATCATGTGTTGATCCACAAGGACCGAAAGGATGAGTTCTTAGAATTGCTTCAACGAACTCTGATCACATACTACGGCACTGATCCACAGAAAAGTTCGCACTATGGGCGTATCATCAACGCTGCACGATTCGAAAAACTAAAAGGCTATATGGGTCAAGGCATGACCGTTATAGGAGGTCAAGTGGATAGTGCAGACCGTTACATCGCTCCGACAGTGCTTGTCGGCGTAACCCATGATGACAGCGTCATGAAAGAAGAGATCTTCGGCCCAATACTTCCAGTGATCACTTGGCAAGCAAAGGCAGAAGTACTTGAACATATTGAGCGTAATCCGTTCCCGCTTAGCACATATATTTTCAGCAGCGATAGAAAAGTCCAACAGTATTTCAGCGAACGGATCGCATTCGGAGGAGGTTGCATCAACAACTGTTTGCTTCACTTCGGGAATGACGAATTGCTCTTTGGTGGCATTGGGACAAGCGGGATGGGTCGTTATCACGGCAAGTACGGCTTCGATACGTTCTCCCACACAAAATCGATCGTTGACTCAAGTACACTCATCGAACACGGCTTGCAATATCCGCCTTACACAACGTCGAAAGAAAAGATCGCGCGTTGGTCGATGAAGTAA
- a CDS encoding T9SS type A sorting domain-containing protein, producing MTYRYFAISMFVLLYANAYSQHVGNRNVVLEEITIPNMPGIHSFAWGQHNGEWLVIGGRTDGLHQRQPFAAFLASANNTMAYVLNPVTNEVWSADLSSLPTALFEQLQSTNLEFHQRGNTLYIIGGYGFSPTANDHITHSQLTAVNVPNAINAIKNGNSPNAFFRQTTDDRMAVTGGYLGFLNDEFYLVGGQRFMGRYNPMGPDFGPGFIQEYTNAIRRFGIDDDGSSMNIIGFTETTDTLELHRRDYNLVPQIFPNSEQGFTAFSGVFQYGSNVPWLNTVDITSSGYSVTPVFEQLLNQYHTAHLPMYSATSNTMSTVFFGGIGRYYFDSSGQLWDDTEVPFVNTISSVQRNGSGAMVETSIGSMPALLGAGSEFITDPNIPIMFNSIIDLDQLSADTVLAGHIIGGIESSAANIFFINTGTQSAASTRVFRVLLVRDVNAGIIDQEKDPLSVTVSLNNEGNQLLINVDLLSNGVVEMNILDSTGKLVRAVLNARVPSGPQQFIENVKDLTAGVYYLDLVQGDQRNTVRFIR from the coding sequence ATGACGTATCGGTACTTCGCAATTTCCATGTTCGTTCTTCTATATGCCAACGCGTATTCGCAGCACGTTGGCAATAGGAATGTGGTGTTGGAAGAAATCACCATTCCCAATATGCCGGGTATTCATTCATTCGCTTGGGGCCAACACAATGGTGAGTGGTTGGTCATCGGTGGACGAACCGATGGATTGCACCAACGCCAACCATTCGCCGCGTTCCTAGCATCTGCGAACAATACGATGGCGTATGTCTTGAACCCGGTCACGAACGAGGTCTGGAGCGCTGATCTCTCATCCTTACCGACCGCATTATTCGAACAACTCCAGAGCACCAACCTCGAGTTCCATCAACGGGGCAACACACTGTATATCATCGGTGGATATGGTTTCTCGCCTACAGCCAATGACCATATTACGCACAGTCAACTTACTGCCGTGAACGTACCAAATGCGATCAACGCGATCAAGAACGGAAACTCACCGAACGCATTTTTCCGACAAACGACCGACGATCGAATGGCCGTTACGGGAGGCTACTTGGGGTTCCTTAACGACGAGTTCTATTTGGTAGGCGGCCAGCGGTTCATGGGGCGATACAATCCTATGGGTCCTGACTTCGGACCAGGCTTTATCCAGGAATACACCAATGCGATACGCCGTTTCGGTATTGACGACGACGGGTCAAGCATGAACATTATCGGGTTCACGGAAACGACCGATACACTTGAACTACATCGTCGTGATTACAATCTAGTACCACAGATCTTTCCAAATAGCGAACAAGGCTTTACCGCATTCTCAGGGGTGTTCCAATACGGAAGTAATGTCCCATGGCTCAACACGGTGGACATTACCTCATCCGGCTATTCCGTTACACCGGTCTTCGAGCAACTACTGAACCAATATCATACGGCGCACCTCCCTATGTATTCGGCGACAAGCAATACGATGTCAACGGTATTCTTCGGAGGTATCGGGCGCTATTACTTTGATTCGAGCGGTCAACTTTGGGATGATACGGAAGTCCCTTTCGTGAACACGATCAGTAGTGTACAGCGGAATGGATCCGGCGCGATGGTGGAAACTTCAATTGGTAGTATGCCAGCATTGCTCGGAGCAGGTTCGGAGTTCATAACGGACCCCAATATCCCGATCATGTTCAACAGCATTATTGATCTGGACCAACTCTCTGCTGATACTGTTCTTGCAGGACACATCATCGGTGGAATAGAGAGTAGTGCAGCCAATATCTTCTTCATCAATACTGGAACACAAAGTGCTGCAAGCACCCGCGTTTTCCGAGTGTTGCTTGTGCGCGATGTGAATGCCGGAATAATTGATCAAGAAAAGGATCCGTTGTCAGTAACGGTTTCCTTGAACAACGAGGGAAATCAGCTTCTGATCAACGTCGATCTGCTCTCGAACGGCGTTGTGGAAATGAATATTCTGGACAGCACTGGTAAATTGGTCAGGGCCGTTCTGAATGCACGTGTGCCTAGTGGGCCACAACAATTCATTGAGAATGTCAAGGACCTAACGGCCGGCGTGTACTATTTGGATCTCGTTCAGGGCGATCAACGCAACACTGTACGTTTCATACGCTGA
- a CDS encoding glycosyltransferase: MTKVSILLPFRNAASTLQRAFRSMIDQTFLDHELILIDNGSSDTSTSIAEEWCKKDQRIRLVREPTIGIAHALNTGLEHAKAGYIARMDADDIAQPERLQKQVEFLDTHPEIGVVGTRTNFISTVANNRGMEAYVNWQNAIITPREHYLKRFVDAPVAHPSVLFRHDLVQQFGGYDTGPLPEDHELWLRWMHHRVRFAKLPDELLTWNDHPQRSSRTHSNYSVDAFFTTKAKWIAAWYRRKFPSGRPVIIAGTSTLCKARARMLEHEGIPISAFTDVRERVLPRYRFILHNELPGPGEALIISFISQRGTGDKIAAFLVSRGLTEGTDFILAA, translated from the coding sequence ATGACGAAAGTCTCGATCCTACTTCCTTTTCGCAATGCCGCTTCCACGCTGCAACGTGCTTTCCGCAGCATGATCGACCAAACCTTCTTGGATCATGAATTGATCCTGATCGATAACGGGTCTTCGGATACGAGTACGTCCATTGCAGAAGAATGGTGCAAAAAGGATCAGCGAATTCGGTTGGTCCGCGAACCAACTATCGGGATCGCACACGCATTGAACACGGGTCTCGAACACGCGAAGGCGGGCTACATCGCACGCATGGACGCCGACGACATTGCACAGCCTGAAAGGCTTCAGAAACAAGTGGAATTCCTGGACACGCATCCGGAGATAGGCGTAGTTGGAACACGAACGAATTTCATTTCAACTGTCGCGAACAACCGTGGAATGGAGGCGTATGTGAATTGGCAGAACGCGATCATAACTCCTCGCGAGCACTATTTGAAACGCTTCGTGGATGCACCTGTCGCGCACCCTTCGGTTCTATTCCGACACGATCTTGTACAGCAGTTCGGTGGATACGATACTGGCCCGTTACCTGAAGACCACGAACTCTGGTTGCGATGGATGCATCACCGTGTTCGCTTCGCCAAACTACCGGATGAACTGCTTACATGGAACGATCATCCGCAACGTTCAAGCCGAACACATTCCAATTACAGTGTGGACGCATTCTTTACAACGAAAGCCAAATGGATCGCAGCTTGGTACCGAAGAAAATTTCCAAGTGGCAGACCTGTGATCATTGCAGGCACCAGCACGCTTTGCAAGGCTCGCGCTCGAATGTTGGAACACGAAGGCATCCCTATTTCAGCATTCACCGATGTTCGTGAACGCGTGCTACCCCGATACCGATTCATCCTACACAATGAATTACCAGGACCTGGCGAAGCGTTGATCATCTCCTTCATCAGCCAGCGCGGTACGGGGGATAAGATCGCTGCATTCCTTGTCTCTCGTGGATTAACCGAAGGAACTGACTTCATTCTTGCCGCTTAG
- a CDS encoding M20/M25/M40 family metallo-hydrolase, which produces MTAYNVVGLLDNGAENVAVIGAHFDHLGWGDEGSLYRGERAIHNGADDNASGVATIIQLARDLKKMENAKANDVLFIAFSGEEKGLFGSNYWTKHPTMPIEELNYMINLDMVGRLDTSGVIGINGVGTSPAWADVDSLAAGNLRTKTTTSGVGPSDHTSFYLQGVPAIHFFTGTHEDYHKPSDDEEKVNYEGMVRVMRYIEALVVDLNDNGKLEFTKTIDTDSDDVPRFKVTLGVVPDYLFDGKGMRIDGVTEGKPASNAGLLTGDIVIKMGPVDVTDMMSYMKGLSVFEKGDTAPVTVVRDGKEIETNVTF; this is translated from the coding sequence ATGACAGCATACAATGTTGTTGGACTCTTGGATAATGGTGCAGAAAATGTTGCGGTGATCGGTGCTCACTTCGACCATCTTGGCTGGGGCGATGAAGGGTCGTTGTATCGCGGTGAGCGGGCGATACATAACGGTGCGGATGATAATGCGAGCGGCGTGGCAACGATCATTCAGTTGGCCCGTGACCTTAAGAAGATGGAGAATGCGAAGGCCAACGACGTGCTGTTCATTGCCTTCAGTGGAGAAGAAAAAGGGCTCTTTGGATCCAACTATTGGACGAAGCACCCAACGATGCCAATAGAAGAATTGAACTATATGATCAACTTGGATATGGTTGGCCGGTTGGACACTTCCGGCGTGATCGGCATCAATGGTGTTGGCACTTCGCCAGCATGGGCCGATGTGGATAGTTTGGCAGCCGGGAATTTGAGAACAAAGACAACGACAAGTGGTGTCGGACCAAGTGACCACACAAGCTTTTACTTACAAGGGGTCCCTGCGATCCACTTCTTTACTGGTACGCACGAGGATTATCATAAGCCAAGCGACGATGAGGAAAAGGTCAACTACGAAGGCATGGTGCGTGTAATGCGTTACATCGAAGCACTTGTAGTGGATCTGAATGATAATGGGAAATTGGAATTCACGAAAACCATCGATACGGACTCTGATGATGTTCCCCGTTTCAAAGTGACACTTGGTGTAGTTCCGGATTATTTGTTCGATGGAAAGGGTATGCGGATCGATGGTGTTACGGAAGGCAAGCCTGCCTCGAATGCTGGCTTGCTGACCGGTGATATCGTGATCAAAATGGGACCGGTCGATGTGACCGATATGATGAGCTACATGAAAGGGCTTAGCGTTTTCGAGAAGGGAGATACAGCACCAGTAACAGTGGTGCGTGATGGAAAGGAGATCGAAACGAATGTTACGTTCTAA